A genomic segment from Mustela lutreola isolate mMusLut2 chromosome 15, mMusLut2.pri, whole genome shotgun sequence encodes:
- the CCDC182 gene encoding coiled-coil domain-containing protein 182 produces the protein MEPLYHAGSILMQVNTLQGKKMVESGLQSGDFSLPQSWPSCLLPPADLELLQQKVAGVQRELEDFKKEALKAIRYLEDAFCEMNGELAQQEEQAARVKQRLREEEDRGVVRNKVLTFLLPREKQLREHCKRLERMLLGSGRDGLGAPRKIQTD, from the coding sequence ATGGAACCCCTCTACCATGCTGGGTCCATCCTCATGCAGGTGAACACCTTACAAGGGAAGAAGATGGTGGAGAGCGGCCTCCAGTCTGGAGACTTCTCCCTCCCTCAGTCCTggccttcctgcctcctgcccccggCTGACCTGGAGCTCCTGCAGCAGAAGGTAGCCGGGGTGCAGCGGGAGCTGGAGGACTTTAAGAAGGAGGCGCTGAAGGCCATCCGTTACCTGGAGGACGCCTTCTGCGAGATGAACGGGGAGCTGgcacagcaggaggagcaggcGGCCCGCGTGAAGCAGcggctgagggaggaggaggaccgGGGCGTCGTGCGCAACAAGGTCCTCACCTTCCTGCTGCCCCGCGAGAAGCAGCTCCGGGAGCACTGCAAGCGGCTGGAGCGCATGCTGCTGGGCTCCGGCCGGGACGGGCTCGGCGCCCCCAGGAAGATCCAGACCGACTGA